One part of the Glycine soja cultivar W05 chromosome 11, ASM419377v2, whole genome shotgun sequence genome encodes these proteins:
- the LOC114375227 gene encoding uncharacterized protein LOC114375227, with protein MAEEFTESEVVFPDHRAVHDWVVEMAPQPQRKERENCRRTAANSMPVSIPGREGRRRWGSPEEEAEEEEMTPPHEIVKRRVAAKMAFSVCTGNGRTLKGRDLSQVRNSILRLTGFLEA; from the coding sequence ATGGCTGAGGAGTTCACGGAATCTGAGGTTGTCTTTCCCGACCACCGCGCCGTCCACGACTGGGTAGTAGAGATGGCGCCGCAGCCGCAGCGGAAGGAGAGGGAGAATTGTCGACGGACGGCGGCGAATTCGATGCCGGTGAGCATACCGGGGAGGGAGGGGCGGCGGCGGTGGGGCTCCCCCGAGGAGGAGGCGGAGGAGGAGGAGATGACGCCGCCGCACGAGATCGTGAAGAGGAGGGTGGCCGCAAAAATGGCGTTTTCGGTGTGCACGGGGAATGGGAGAACGTTGAAGGGACGCGATTTGAGTCAGGTCAGGAATTCGATCCTCAGGTTAACTGGGTTTCTGGAAGCATGA